From a single Stomoxys calcitrans chromosome 4, idStoCalc2.1, whole genome shotgun sequence genomic region:
- the LOC106092149 gene encoding uncharacterized protein LOC106092149 yields the protein MKFTLFALLAVLCLVSVRANVEITAPIEEVDFEYIAKNVAEDVVDIDTQVSWFGIYFVIHKALTTLKGVNCTIKEVYAIKAAAQNFVADVQACGGEVSKKLQQLIDTCNDIISTSNDIIHLNENICGNSADQDTSAVSPQKTTTPWKCFWKLLSKTLQLKGQVKKAIRLIRQIPSVPGDAGTCVNNALDTLSSAFNQFPSNVKTCSKLTKN from the exons ATGAAATTCACACTTTTTGCCTTATTGGCTGTACTGTGCCTGGTATCTGTGAGA gccAATGTTGAAATAACCGCTCCCATCGAAGAGGTCGATTTTGAATATATTGCCAAAAATGTGGCCGAAGATGTTGTCGATATTGATACTCAGGTTTCATGGTTCGGAATTTACTTTGTCATCCACAAGGCCTTAACCACATTGAAGGGTGTCAACTGCACCATCAAAGAGGTTTATGCCATTAAAGCTGCTGCTCAAAACTTCGTCGCTGACGTTCAAGCCTGTGGCGGTGAGGTGTCCAAGAAACTTCAACAACTGATTGATACCTGCAATGACATTATATCGACCTCTAATGACATCATTCATTTGAATGAAAATATCTGTGGCAATTCTGCGGATCAGGATACATCAGCAGTCTCTCCTCAAAAGACTACAACCCCATGGAAGTGCTTCTGGAAGCTGTTGTCCAAAACATTGCAATTGAAGGGTCAAGTAAAGAAAGCCATTCGCTTGATTAGGCAAATACCTTCGGTGCCTGGAGATGCTGGTACCTGTGTGAATAATGCCCTGGATACTCTAAGTAGTGCTTTCAATCAGTTTCCATCGAATGTAAAAACTTGCTCGAAATTGACCAAGAATTAA